The following proteins are co-located in the Frigidibacter mobilis genome:
- a CDS encoding FAD-dependent oxidoreductase: MSDVNQDCVIAGGGPAGMMAALLLAWGGVRVTVLEQHPDFLRDFRGDTIHPSTLQLMAELGWLEEFLRLPHQKAPDLHAEIAGRQVTIADFSRLPLACRYIAFMPQWDFLNFLAMKGRDIPGFTLLMGHRITQLLREDGRVAGLSWENEAGEQGRIRAPLVIGADGRHSVVRAEAGLEVIDFGSAVDVLWLRLTRLPDDPAPAMSHAGPQQGLVLIDRGDFWQCGYVIRKGSHDDLKERGLPAFRAALAALAPLPADRFDEVESWDQVHLLSIRMDRLKRWWAPGVLCIGDAAHAMSPVGGFGVNLAIQDAVAAANILAGPLCAGVLSDAHLARVEARRLFPTRATQGLQRMMRRKRNDKGEAAARPPGFVRMIARAPVLSRLMGRLIGMGFRPEHIPRDQRKT, translated from the coding sequence ATGAGCGACGTGAACCAGGATTGCGTGATCGCGGGGGGCGGACCTGCGGGGATGATGGCAGCCCTGCTGCTGGCCTGGGGCGGTGTGCGCGTGACCGTTCTTGAACAGCACCCGGATTTTCTGCGCGATTTCCGCGGCGATACCATCCATCCCTCGACCCTGCAGCTGATGGCGGAACTGGGCTGGCTGGAGGAGTTCCTGCGCCTGCCGCACCAGAAGGCGCCCGATCTGCATGCCGAGATCGCGGGGCGCCAGGTCACCATCGCCGATTTCAGCCGCCTGCCTCTGGCCTGCCGCTACATTGCCTTCATGCCGCAATGGGATTTCCTGAACTTCCTGGCGATGAAGGGCCGCGATATCCCCGGTTTCACCCTGCTGATGGGCCATCGCATCACGCAGCTCCTGCGCGAGGATGGCCGGGTCGCGGGGCTTTCATGGGAAAACGAGGCGGGCGAGCAGGGCAGGATCCGCGCGCCGCTGGTGATCGGGGCCGACGGGCGGCATTCGGTGGTGCGTGCCGAGGCGGGGCTGGAGGTGATCGACTTCGGTTCGGCCGTCGATGTGCTCTGGCTGCGCTTGACGCGCCTGCCCGATGATCCCGCTCCGGCGATGAGCCATGCCGGCCCGCAGCAGGGGCTCGTGCTGATCGACCGGGGCGATTTCTGGCAATGCGGCTATGTCATCCGCAAGGGCAGCCATGACGACCTGAAGGAGCGCGGTCTTCCCGCCTTCCGCGCTGCGCTGGCCGCGCTGGCGCCGCTGCCGGCGGATCGCTTTGACGAAGTGGAAAGTTGGGACCAGGTGCATCTGCTGTCGATCCGCATGGACCGGTTGAAGCGCTGGTGGGCGCCCGGGGTGTTGTGCATCGGGGATGCGGCACATGCCATGTCGCCGGTGGGCGGTTTCGGGGTCAACCTCGCCATCCAGGACGCGGTGGCGGCGGCGAACATCCTGGCGGGGCCGCTCTGCGCGGGGGTGCTGAGCGATGCCCACCTGGCAAGGGTCGAGGCGCGGCGCCTGTTCCCGACCCGCGCCACGCAGGGGTTGCAGCGGATGATGCGCCGCAAGCGGAACGACAAGGGCGAGGCCGCGGCCCGCCCGCCCGGCTTTGTGCGGATGATTGCGCGTGCCCCGGTGCTGTCGCGCCTGATGGGACGGTTGATCGGCATGGGCTTCCGGCCGGAACACATACCCCGCGACCAAAGGAAGACCTGA
- a CDS encoding DUF3817 domain-containing protein, translating into MSETDTTPRPGLPARLFDIFRLVAVIEGVTTLLLFLVAMPVKYLLGAPGLVQLAGPVHGYAFLAYAALMVAALWGRGWGVADWLRTFGASLVPFGTFLNDPFLKRRRAADGRA; encoded by the coding sequence ATGAGCGAGACAGACACGACCCCGCGCCCGGGCCTTCCGGCGCGCCTGTTCGATATATTCCGGCTGGTCGCGGTGATTGAGGGAGTGACGACGCTCCTGCTGTTCCTCGTCGCCATGCCGGTGAAATACCTGCTCGGCGCTCCAGGCCTGGTCCAGCTGGCGGGGCCGGTTCATGGCTATGCCTTCCTTGCCTATGCCGCGCTGATGGTTGCCGCACTCTGGGGCAGGGGTTGGGGCGTGGCGGACTGGCTGCGCACCTTCGGAGCCTCTCTGGTTCCCTTCGGCACGTTTCTCAACGATCCATTCCTCAAACGCCGCCGCGCGGCAGACGGCAGGGCCTGA
- a CDS encoding sensor domain-containing diguanylate cyclase has translation MNRLARFFRRQSLRSWIALAMVCSLLPLLLSAAIGYAVHHQTIVKPFRDVLIRQHDILIRLERIQGDYWTITEAVTAYVLTGDPALRETFYTAQGRVEEQFERLEATAVPQRVGEVRAAWQEWAQASADAAAVLAQPRESLSGAIPDFQHVIEVEQQFPALARRLEAALERLRTESEASHAAALVAFRRLEYGALGAILMSLGMMGIGAFIVNRAIVLSADELVAGAKRFASGHSETPVQITVPPELAAVAEAFNSMTRTIQLQKEQLSDYARRDSLTSLLNRREFDAALVKQMDALAGGAPAFALLMGDVDHFKRINDTSGHVEGDRVLRRVAQVLEAEARASDLVFRYGGEEFALILKDASPETAIAVAERLRQAIAAAFQPAAEAGQGGRAVTLSFGMAFCDAAMPPEALIHAADQALYEAKANGRNRLVVRGG, from the coding sequence ATGAACCGTCTTGCGCGGTTCTTCCGCCGCCAGTCGCTGCGCAGCTGGATCGCGCTGGCGATGGTCTGTTCCTTGCTGCCGCTGCTGCTGAGCGCGGCAATCGGCTATGCCGTCCACCACCAGACCATCGTGAAGCCGTTCCGCGATGTGCTGATCCGCCAGCATGACATCCTGATCCGGCTGGAACGGATCCAGGGGGACTACTGGACGATCACAGAAGCGGTGACCGCCTATGTTCTGACCGGAGATCCCGCTCTGCGTGAGACCTTCTACACGGCTCAGGGGCGGGTGGAGGAGCAGTTCGAGCGGCTTGAGGCCACAGCCGTGCCGCAGCGGGTCGGTGAGGTCCGCGCGGCGTGGCAGGAATGGGCGCAGGCCTCTGCTGACGCCGCCGCTGTGCTGGCGCAGCCCCGAGAAAGCCTTTCGGGCGCCATCCCTGACTTTCAACACGTCATTGAGGTAGAACAGCAATTTCCAGCCTTGGCCCGCCGGCTCGAGGCCGCTCTGGAGAGGTTGCGGACAGAAAGCGAGGCCAGCCACGCCGCGGCGCTGGTTGCTTTCCGGCGGCTGGAATATGGCGCGCTCGGGGCCATCCTGATGTCGTTGGGAATGATGGGGATCGGCGCCTTCATCGTGAACCGCGCCATCGTGCTGAGCGCGGACGAATTGGTGGCGGGCGCAAAACGCTTCGCCTCGGGACATAGTGAAACGCCGGTGCAAATCACGGTCCCGCCTGAACTGGCCGCCGTAGCCGAGGCTTTCAACAGCATGACCCGGACGATCCAGCTGCAGAAGGAGCAATTGTCGGACTATGCACGGCGCGACAGTCTGACATCCCTGCTGAACCGGCGCGAGTTCGACGCGGCGCTGGTGAAGCAGATGGATGCGCTGGCCGGGGGCGCGCCCGCCTTCGCCCTGCTGATGGGCGATGTCGACCATTTCAAGCGGATCAATGACACCAGCGGCCATGTCGAAGGCGACCGGGTTCTGCGCCGGGTGGCGCAGGTGCTGGAGGCGGAGGCCCGGGCAAGCGACCTTGTCTTCCGGTATGGCGGGGAAGAGTTCGCGCTGATCCTGAAGGATGCCAGCCCCGAGACCGCCATTGCGGTGGCCGAACGCCTGCGGCAGGCCATCGCCGCGGCGTTCCAGCCCGCAGCGGAGGCAGGGCAAGGCGGGAGGGCTGTCACTCTCAGCTTTGGCATGGCGTTCTGCGACGCAGCCATGCCGCCCGAAGCGCTGATCCACGCCGCCGATCAGGCGCTCTATGAAGCAAAGGCGAATGGCCGCAACCGGCTGGTGGTGCGCGGAGGCTGA